One genomic region from Paraburkholderia azotifigens encodes:
- a CDS encoding aminopeptidase P family protein, with protein MNVRLPETASIPERIAQLRSAMKQEGLAACLVPSADPHLSEYLPGRWQGREWLSGFTGSVGTLVVTADFAGLWVDSRYWVQAEAQLAGTGIQLMKMFGGQQTAPHIDWLAQNVPAGAAVGVDGAVLGVAAARALTDALRARGVTLRTDLDLLDIVWPQRPSLPTAAVYEHIPPHASVSRAEKLDQIRCAMREKGAQWHFISTLDDLAWLLNLRGADVNYNPVFVAHALIGLERASLFVVEGKVPAQLAESLARDGIKVEPYARAADALAALPNGQTLLIDPRRITFGLLQSVPASVAVVESVNPSTFFKSRKTEAEAAHVRATMEQDGAALAEFFAWFEGALGRETITELTIDEKLTASRARRPGFVTLSFATIAGFNANGAMPHYRATPASHSTIEGNGLLLIDSGGQYLSGTTDITRVVPIGTITDEHRRDFTTVLKGTMALSRAKFPRGIRSPMLDSIARAPIWEAGADYGHGTGHGVGYFLNVHEGPQVISHYAPAESWTAMEEGMITSIEPGIYRPGKWGIRIENLVLNRAAEKTEFGDFLEFETLTLCPIDTRCVALNLLRDDERAWLNAYHEMVRARVSPHVSGDAKAWLETRTQPV; from the coding sequence ATGAACGTACGACTCCCCGAAACCGCCTCGATCCCCGAGCGCATCGCGCAACTGCGCAGCGCAATGAAACAGGAAGGGCTCGCCGCCTGCCTGGTGCCATCGGCCGATCCGCATCTGTCCGAATATCTGCCCGGCCGCTGGCAAGGGCGGGAATGGCTGTCCGGCTTCACCGGCTCGGTCGGCACACTGGTCGTGACGGCGGATTTCGCCGGTCTGTGGGTCGACAGCCGCTACTGGGTTCAGGCCGAAGCGCAACTGGCGGGCACGGGCATTCAGCTGATGAAAATGTTCGGCGGCCAGCAGACGGCGCCTCACATCGACTGGCTCGCGCAGAATGTGCCGGCGGGCGCGGCGGTCGGCGTCGATGGCGCGGTGCTCGGCGTGGCGGCGGCGCGCGCGCTGACCGACGCGTTAAGGGCGCGCGGCGTGACGCTGCGCACCGACCTCGATCTGCTCGATATCGTCTGGCCGCAGCGTCCGTCGCTGCCGACGGCTGCCGTCTATGAGCACATCCCGCCGCACGCGAGCGTGTCGCGCGCGGAGAAGCTGGATCAGATCCGCTGCGCGATGCGGGAGAAGGGCGCGCAGTGGCATTTCATCTCGACGCTCGACGATCTCGCGTGGCTCTTGAACCTGCGCGGCGCCGACGTGAACTACAACCCTGTGTTCGTCGCGCATGCGCTGATCGGGCTGGAGCGCGCGTCGCTGTTCGTGGTCGAAGGCAAGGTGCCGGCGCAACTCGCCGAATCGCTCGCACGCGACGGCATCAAGGTCGAGCCGTACGCCAGGGCAGCCGACGCGCTTGCCGCGCTGCCGAATGGCCAGACGCTGCTGATCGATCCGCGCCGGATCACGTTCGGCTTGCTGCAATCGGTGCCGGCGTCGGTGGCGGTCGTCGAGTCGGTGAATCCGTCCACCTTCTTCAAGTCGCGCAAGACGGAGGCCGAAGCCGCGCATGTGCGAGCGACGATGGAGCAGGACGGCGCGGCACTCGCCGAATTTTTCGCGTGGTTCGAAGGCGCTTTGGGCCGCGAAACGATCACCGAACTGACCATCGACGAAAAGCTGACGGCCTCGCGCGCGCGCCGTCCGGGCTTCGTCACGCTGAGCTTCGCGACGATCGCCGGCTTCAATGCGAACGGCGCGATGCCGCACTACCGCGCGACGCCCGCGTCGCATTCGACGATCGAAGGCAACGGCCTGCTGCTGATCGACTCGGGCGGCCAGTATCTGAGCGGCACGACCGACATCACGCGCGTCGTGCCCATCGGCACGATCACCGACGAACATCGCCGCGACTTCACGACGGTGCTGAAGGGCACGATGGCGCTGTCGCGCGCGAAGTTTCCGCGCGGCATCCGTTCGCCGATGCTCGACTCGATCGCGCGCGCGCCGATCTGGGAAGCGGGCGCGGACTACGGGCACGGTACGGGTCACGGCGTCGGCTACTTCCTGAACGTCCACGAAGGCCCGCAGGTGATCTCGCACTACGCGCCCGCCGAAAGCTGGACGGCGATGGAAGAGGGCATGATCACGTCGATCGAGCCGGGCATTTATCGTCCGGGCAAGTGGGGCATCCGCATCGAGAATCTCGTGCTGAACCGCGCCGCCGAAAAGACCGAATTCGGCGATTTTCTCGAATTCGAAACGCTGACGCTGTGCCCAATCGACACGCGCTGCGTGGCGCTGAACCTGTTGCGCGACGACGAGCGCGCGTGGCTCAACGCGTATCACGAAATGGTGCGCGCGCGCGTCTCGCCGCATGTGTCGGGCGACGCGAAGGCGTGGCTCGAAACGCGCACGCAGCCGGTCTGA